A region from the Aegilops tauschii subsp. strangulata cultivar AL8/78 chromosome 5, Aet v6.0, whole genome shotgun sequence genome encodes:
- the LOC109773245 gene encoding wall-associated receptor kinase 2-like, which yields MAAAATLITMLLPLISAAGGAGGPPAGLEPMIGKPGCETRCGNVSVPFPFGFGPARCSATGLNLTCDNTTRPGKPPRLLLGEGGVFQQVEEISIQLSTVRVVTPPIFSPARSNLSADDYGAVKRASWGGGRLDSHSIFQYTLSSKSDYLGTLRPELVVVGCNVQATLHTEISRGNSYVVGCSSYCDGHRALTADDVRNDSAGYCVATIDTAQTYYNVEVTRLGNGSAVNDDLPVSVLLVKADFGAQDLPNRVVRLLNLDRPLGATPPLANTANANHIGGDCFSANALMDTRVTLTSPGDAKRVVCSMYVDMDECKDPVHNRCFGECVNNMGSFDCWCPQGYHRNPRRPDGCIKSMKSVKNTGLIIGISVSVVPCLILLALGGILIIRKLKHHTAERIKLKFFNQNRGQLLQQLISNRSDIGERMIIPPNELDKATNNFDQIRKLGGGGHGTIYKGILSDLHVVAIKKSNIVVQREIDEFINEVAILSQINHRNVVKLHGCCLETEIPLLAYEFISNGILSEHLHHASPRSIPWRDRLRIACEVGKAIAYLHSAISIPVIHRDIKSSNILLDDALTTKVSDFGASRYIPVNQTGITATTVQGTIGYLDPMYYYTGRLSEMSDVYSFGVLLVELLTRKMPITYRSSEDNLVDLIDSQVAAEGGNEVQEVACLAASCLKLKGEERPTTRQLEIALEGLQATKEHPLFDSRAIQNEENYIETSYPSTARSTSLDEAATSTSTPTSTHILTGCKVPLKVMAVVKGNFAGAGEKALGPLQRRQEEGEQGNGENI from the exons ATGGCAGCGGCAGCGACACTGATCACGATGCTGTTGCCGCTGATCTCCGCTGCCGGAGGAGCCGGAGGGCCACCGGCTGGGCTGGAGCCCATGATAGGGAAGCCGGGGTGCGAGACCAGGTGCGGCAACGTGAGTGTGCCGTTCCCGTTCGGGTTCGGCCCGGCCAGGTGCTCGGCGACGGGCCTCAACCTCACCTGCGACAACACCACCCGCCCTGGCAAGCCGCCCCGGCTGCTCCTCGGCGAGGGCGGCGTCTTCCAGCAGGTCGAGGAGATCTCGATCCAACTAAGCACGGTGCGCGTCGTCACGCCACCTATCTTCAGCCCTGCGAGGTCGAACCTCAGCGCCGACGACTACGGCGCCGTGAAGAGAGCGTCATGGGGCGGCGGCCGCCTCGACAGCCACAGCATCTTCCAGTACACGCTGTCGTCTAAGTCCGACTACCTCGGCACCTTACGCCCCGAGCTGGTGGTGGTGGGGTGCAACGTGCAGGCGACGCTGCACACCGAGATCAGCCGCGGGAACAGCTACGTCGTCGGCTGCTCCTCCTACTGCGACGGCCATCGTGCACTCACCGCCGACGACGTCCGGAACGACAGCGCCGGCTACTGCGTTGCCACCATCGACACGGCCCAAACGTACTACAACGTGGAGGTCACACGACTGGGCAACGGCAGCGCGGTCAACGACGACCTGCCCGTGTCCGTGCTCCTCGTCAAGGCTGATTTCGGTGCACAGGATCTGCCCAACCGGGTGGTTCGTCTGTTGAATCTAGATAGACCGCTAGGTGCAACGCCTCCGTTAGCGAACACAGCAAATGCGAACCATATCGGTGGGGATTGTTTTTCTGCCAATGCATTGATGGATACGAGGGTAACCCTTACGTCACCGGGGGATGCCAAG CGTGTTGTATGTTCTATGTACGTAGATATGGACGAGTGCAAGGACCCAGTACACAACCGATGTTTCGGCGAGTGCGTCAATAATATGGGATCATTTGACTGCTGGTGTCCACAAGGATACCATAGAAACCCTAGACGACCCGATGGTTGCATCAAGTCCATGAAGAGTGTAAAGAACACAG GTTTAATCATTGGTATCTCAGTTTCTGTTGTCCCCTGCCTCATACTTTTGGCTCTCGGTGGAATCTTAATAATCCGCAAGCTTAAGCATCACACGGCTGAAAGGATAAAACTGAAGTTCTTCAATCAAAATCGTGGGCAGCTGTTGCAGCAACTCATATCCAATAGGTCTGATATTGGAGAGAGGATGATTATCCCTCCAAACGAGCTAGACAAGGCAACAAACAATTTTGATCAAATTCGTAAGCTCGGTGGAGGAGGCCATGGTACCATCTACAAAGGTATATTGTCAGATCTACATGTGGTGGCCATCAAGAAGTCAAATATTGTTGTTCAAAGAGAGATTGATGAGTTCATAAATGAGGTTGCCATACTATCACAAATCAATCATAGGAACGTTGTGAAACTTCATGGATGTTGTCTCGAGACCGAAATCCCATTGCTAGCCTACGAGTTCATTTCCAATGGAATCCTTAGTGAGCATCTTCATCATGCGTCACCAAGATCAATACCTTGGAGAGACAGGCTCAGGATCGCATGTGAAGTAGGCAAAGCCATTGCGTATCTTCATTCTGCTATTTCAATCCCTGTTATACATAGAGATATCAAATCTTCCAACATACTTCTTGATGATGCCTTGACAACAAAGGTATCTGACTTCGGTGCGTCAAGGTACATTCCTGTAAATCAGACGGGGATAACAGCAACAACAGTGCAGGGAACTATAGGATATCTTGATCCTATGTATTATTACACAGGACGACTATCAGAAATGAGTGATGTTTATAGCTTCGGAGTTCTTCTTGTTGAGTTGCTTACGAGGAAGATGCCAATCACATATAGGTCCTCTGAAG ACAATCTAGTTGACCTAATAGATTCACAAGTTGCAGCGGAAGGAGGCAATGAAGTCCAAGAAGTCGCTTGCCTAGCTGCATCCTGCTTAAAATTAAAGGGAGAGGAGAGACCAACCACGAGGCAACTAGAGATTGCACTCGAAGGCCTCCAAGCAACCAAGGAGCATCCCCTATTTGATTCAAGAGCCATTCAGAATGAGGAGAACTATATTGAAACAAGTTATCCATCTACTGCAAGAAGTACAAGCTTGGATGAA GCagctactagtactagtactcctactagtacacACATACTGACTGGCTGCAAGGTCCCTCTGAAG GTCATGGCGGTGGTGAAGGGGAACTTTGCAGGGGCTGGAGAGAAGGCTCTTGGGCCGTTGCAGAGGCGGCAGGAGGAAGGAGAACAAGGAAATGGGGAAAATATATAG
- the LOC109773243 gene encoding wall-associated receptor kinase 5-like: MAIIAPAALVVIVVVSPLAAGGAAPPSPAIGMPGCDTTCGNISVPYPFGMGPARCYHSPGFNLTCDNTITPPRLLLGGGGILQVEGFILEMSMVLVRRTPGDIRVDADDGSGSLFAAGLGNADEGAYIMLPDVWNELVLLGCNVRATLLVSSGGDSGNGTVVSACSSLCGEKGHGPLRDVPSSLESSMLCTGEGCCQAPIVAVKAAAVSGSSYSVQIEWFGRNNRSADEERMPTRVFVANKGWFENKKVSRQLLYPKRSPAKDVATGVPIWLSWEFGQDPSRNHRHSNISSSSTVRCDDDLTQVGYTCYCKQGYQGNPYIPDGCQDINECELPEDYCPGGVCTNTIGSFDCGCPPGTHGNNSTPGGCVPFISEADRCSPSCGEVHVHYPFGVGPSHCYRPGFNLTCDYPGSGKPPRLLLDSYGAFQIQEISIQNSTLRVTSSVATIEAETINPYSFHFNNYFSEGGDALFSLSTRNELVLSGCNVQATLLGPGDDPTIVSGCATFCSDSDMNAGRVPIASHASDKKSCYGMGCCRAPISTSIDGMPDMLSFKFADPNSVQNNSQPPYALIAEEGWFDNRLISDQQIHAHKSKLRFKPNVPIILQWEVLHPSGLPNANMKSLQKCPTEVAANICKSTNSHCKPGNRGYSCRCREGYHGNPYAPKGCKGGPVTLKGISVIIGVSCGMGLVILVLASLFVSKKLKHRRTHMLKRKFFEQNHGQLLEQLVSQRAGIAEQMIITLEELNKATHNFDKDLVVGGGGHGTVYKGILSNQHIVAIKKPKKVIPKEIDEFINEVAILSQINHKNVVKLYGCCLETEVPMLVYEFISNGTLYDHLHVEGPISLSWNNRLRIATETAKSLAYLHSTAAIPIIHRDVKSANILLDDTLVAKVADFGASRYIPMEKSGLTTRAQGTRGYWDPMYFYTGRLTEKSDVYSFGVVLVELLTRKKPFSYLSSDDESLIVHFVTLFLEGNLLQILDPQVIQEGGKEVQEVAAIATSCVKLSGEGRPTMRQVELTLEGLRASEEHVLDKVVAKKVYNNNIKVGVQSNTLVRKGNEGSTRRYSMEEEFILSASYPW, translated from the exons ATGGCCATCATAGCTCCAGCAGCACTGGTAGTGATAGTAGTTGTGTCGCCGCTCGCCGCCGGTGGAGCAGCACCTCCGTCTCCGGCTATCGGGATGCCAGGCTGTGACACCACCTGCGGCAACATCAGCGTGCCGTACCCGTTCGGCATGGGGCCGGCCAGGTGCTACCACTCGCCGGGGTTCAACCTCACCTGCGACAACACCATAACGCCGCCGCGGCTCCTGCTCGGCGGAGGCGGCATTCTCCAAGTCGAAGGCTTCATCCTTGAGATGTCCATGGTGCTCGTCAGGCGCACCCCCGGCGACATAAGAGTGGACGCCGACGACGGCAGCGGCTCCTTGTTCGCCGCAGGCCTCGGCAACGCCGACGAAGGTGCCTACATCATGCTCCCGGACGTCTGGAACGAGCTCGTCCTGCTGGGATGCAACGTCCGGGCGACTCTGCTGGTCAGCAGCGGCGGCGACAGCGGCAACGGTACCGTCGTCAGCGCCTGCTCCTCCTTGTGCGGGGAAAAAGGCCACGGGCCCTTGAGGGACGTGCCGTCCAGCCTCGAGAGCAGCATGCTGTGCACCGGCGAAGGCTGCTGCCAGGCGCCTATCGTCGCCGTCAAGGCAGCGGCGGTATCAGGGTCCTCCTACTCCGTGCAGATCGAGTGGTTCGGCCGGAACAACCGCAGCGCCGACGAGGAGCGGATGCCCACGCGGGTGTTCGTCGCCAACAAGGGGTGGTTCGAGAACAAGAAGGTCTCCAGGCAGCTCTTGTATCCCAAACGGTCGCCGGCGAAGGATGTCGCCACGGGAGTACCAATTTGGCTGAGCTGGGAGTTCGGCCAGGATCCTTCTCGTAATCATCGTCATAGCAATATCTCTTCTTCTTCCACCGTCAGGTGTGATGATGATCTTACACAAGTCGGCTATACGTGCTACTGCAAACAGGGCTACCAAGGCAATCCCTACATCCCCGACGGATGCCAAG ATATCAATGAGTGTGAGCTGCCAGAAGACTACTGCCCTGGTGGCGTATGCACAAATACGATTGGAAGTTTTGACTGCGGGTGTCCGCCTGGAACCCATGGCAACAATTCCACACCCGGTGGCTGCGTCCCTTTCATCTCTG AAGCTGATAGGTGCAGCCCGTCCTGCGGGGAAGTACATGTGCACTACCCATTCGGCGTCGGTCCATCCCACTGCTACCGGCCAGGCTTCAACCTCACCTGCGACTATCCCGGCAGCGGCAAGCCACCACGATTGCTGCTCGATAGCTACGGTGCCTTCCAAATTCAAGAAATCTCGATCCAGAATTCTACACTGCGTGTTACTAGCTCCGTCGCCACTATCGAAGCTGAAACGATAAATCCTTACTCCTTCCATTTCAATAATTACTTCAGTGAAGGAGGCGACGCACTCTTCTCTCTATCCACCCGCAACGAGCTCGTCCTCTCAGGGTGCAATGTCCAAGCAACATTGTTGGGGCCTGGTGACGACCCGACCATCGTTAGCGGTTGTGCCACATTCTGTTCCGACTCTGATATGAACGCAGGGAGGGTGCCCATTGCAAGCCATGCCAGTGACAAAAAGAGTTGTTACGGCATGGGTTGTTGCCGGGCGCCTATATCTACGTCAATTGATGGCATGCCTGACATGCTGAGCTTCAAATTTGCTGACCCTAATAGCGTCCAGAACAACTCACAACCCCCATATGCATTGATCGCCGAGGAGGGGTGGTTTGACAATCGGCTCATCTCCGACCAGCAGATCCATGCGCATAAAAGCAAGTTGAGGTTTAAGCCTAATGTTCCTATCATTCTTCAGTGGGAGGTGTTGCACCCATCTGGCTTACCCAACGCCAACATGAAGTCACTTCAAAAATGTCCCACGGAGGTAGCCGCCAACATTTGCAAGAGCACGAACAGCCACTGCAAACCAGGGAACAGAGGTTATTCTTGCCGGTGTCGCGAGGGTTACCACGGCAATCCCTATGCCCCCAAGGGATGCAAAG GTGGCCCCGTGACACTGAAAG GTATAAGTGTCATTATAGGAGTTTCTTGCGGGATGGGTCTCGTGATTTTGGTTCTCGCATCACTATTTGTTTCCAAGAAATTGAAACATCGGAGAACCCATATGTTAAAACGAAAGTTCTTTGAGCAAAATCATGGACAACTGTTGGAACAGTTGGTATCTCAAAGAGCTGGTATTGCAGAACAAATGATCATAACCTTGGAAGAGCTAAACAAGGCAACACACAATTTTGATAAAGATCTTGTGGTTGGCGGTGGAGGGCATGGTACTGTTTATAAAGGGATTTTATCGAACCAACATATTGTGGCCATCAAGAAACCAAAGAAGGTGATTCCAAAGGAGATTGATGAGTTTATAAATGAGGTTGCCATCCTATCACAAATCAACCACAAAAATGTCGTAAAACTCTATGGTTGCTGCCTTGAAACCGAAGTCCCCATGTTGGTGTATGAGTTCATATCCAATGGGACTCTTTATGATCATCTTCATGTTGAAGGGCCAATATCATTGTCGTGGAATAATAGGCTGCGGATAGCCACAGAAACGGCCAAGTCGCTCGCCTATCTTCACTCAACTGCGGCAATACCTATCATCCACAGAGATGTCAAGTCTGCTAACATACTTCTGGATGATACTCTCGTAGCAAAGGTAGCCGACTTTGGAGCTTCAAGGTACATTCCGATGGAGAAATCCGGGTTAACAACAAGAGCTCAAGGTACAAGAGGATACTGGGATCCTATGTACTTTTACACTGGACGGCTCACGGAGAAAAGTGATGTTTACAGTTTTGGGGTTGTCCTTGTGGAGCTGCTAACCAGGAAGAAACCATTTTCGTATCTGTCCTCAGATGACGAGAGTCTTATAGTACATTTTGTTACCTTGTTTTTAGAAGGAAATTTGCTCCAGATATTAGATCCACAAGTTATCCAGGAAGGTGGCAAAGAAGTCCAAGAAGTCGCCGCTATTGCAACATCATGTGTGAAATTAAGTGGAGAGGGTCGCCCAACCATGAGGCAAGTGGAGTTGACGCTAGAAGGCCTCCGTGCATCCGAGGAGCATGTTTTAGATAAGGTAGTGGCTAAAAAGGTTTACAATAACAATATCAAGGTAGGCGTTCAATCTAATACATTAGTTAGAAAAGGTAATGAGGGGTCGACCAGACGGTATAGTATGGAAGAAGAGTTCATACTATCTGCAAGTTATCCTTGGTAG